One Triticum dicoccoides isolate Atlit2015 ecotype Zavitan chromosome 5B, WEW_v2.0, whole genome shotgun sequence genomic window carries:
- the LOC119307537 gene encoding BTB/POZ domain-containing protein At3g50780-like has product MEESRPRRAQPAPARIRPVPIAVTPEGFWCCPSPAALHKSLKNPHHHHGHAGGNSHSHSHSKQQRKIPSAPPSVAPSVQNAPSVTDEPGRREAPDEQNAAAAEIAADKRPEQAGDAEAQQHKICVGFGQPETSDLTVMLYGKEGIAVRMSVHRDVLSGSSAFFAEKLSDGDNGHGGSLVPCVEIHDCDDAEIYVETVGLMYCDEAKHKLLKQNVSRVLRIMKVAELLGFHACVKSCLDYLEAVPWVGEEEDSVVSSIRHLQSKSYGVSPLLKRVTSDSPYSPTDTLSHIMEMVLKSNDDRGRREMKALVLNLLKDSSRCTDGTSDICCELFYGSCRGCLERLQPLFVEASEAGFPSQVTRQITLETDNILWLVEILVNQRICDDFVVMWASQSELASLHAKLPIASRHTVSSITARLFVGIGRGEMLPSKDTRLLLLQVWLQALIDDYSWLQCSCRSFDRKLVEEGIGQTILTLPLEDQRSILLSWLGRFLKLGDNCPNLQRAFEVWWRRTFVRPYVNQAR; this is encoded by the exons ATGGAGGAATCGAGGCCGAGGAGGGCGCAGCCGGCGCCGGCGAGGATCCGCCCCGTGCCGATCGCCGTCACGCCGGAGGGCTTCTGGTGCTGCCCCTCGCCAGCGGCGCTGCACAAGAGCCTCAAGAACCCGCATCACCACCACGGCCACGCCGGCGGCAACAGCCACAGCCATAGCCACAGCAAGCAGCAGCGCAAGATCCCGTCGGCACCCCCATCCGTGGCGCCCTCCGTGCAGAACGCGCCGTCCGTCACCGACGAGCCAGGGCGCCGGGAAGCTCCCGACGAGCAGAACGCGGCGGCGGCCGAGATTGCGGCGGATAAGCGGCCGGAGCAGGCTGGCGACGCGGAGGCTCAGCAGCACAAGATCTGCGTTGGGTTCGGGCAGCCTGAGACGAGCGACCTGACGGTGATGCTGTATGGCAAGGAAGGGATTGCTGTCAGGATGAGTGTGCATAGGGACGTTCTCTCTGGAAGCAGCGCTTTCTTCGCCGAGAAGCTCTCTGACGGCGACAATGGCCATGGTGGCTCTCTGGTGCCATGCGTGGAGATCCATGACTGCGACGATGCCGAGATCTATGTGGAGACTGTCGGGCTGATGTACTGCGACGAGGCGAAGCACAAGCTGCTCAAGCAGAATGTGTCGCGTGTGCTTCGCATCATGAAG GTTGCTGAATTACTCGGTTTCCATGCTTGTGTCAAGTCATGCTTGGATTATTTGGAAGCAGTTCCTTGGGTCGGTGAGGAAGAAGACAGCGTTGTGTCGTCCATACGACATCTTCAGAGCAAGTCTTATGGAGTTAGCCCTCTGCTGAAAAGAGTTACGTCTGACAGCCCGTACTCACCAACCGATACTTTGTCTCATATTATGGAGATGGTCTTGAAGAGCAATGATGACAGGGGACGTCGGGAAATGAAGGCCCTAGTTCTGAATCTTCTCAAGGATAGCAGCCGTTGCACAGATGGAACATCAGACATCTGTTGTGAACTATTTTACGGTTCGTGTCGAGGTTGCTTGGAAAGACTTCAGCCACTCTTTGTGGAAGCATCTGAAGCAGGTTTTCCTTCCCAAGTTACACGCCAAATAACTCTGGAGACTGACAATATCCTCTGGTTGGTTGAGATATTGGTTAACCAACGAATTTGCGATGATTTTGTGGTCATGTGGGCAAGCCAAAGTGAGCTTGCGTCATTACATGCAAAATTGCCTATCGCCTCTCGCCACACAGTTAGCAGTATAACAGCAAGGCTCTTTGTTGGCATCGGAAGAGGAGAAATGCTTCCGTCCAAGGACACTCGTCTTCTCCTCCTGCAAGTCTGGCTGCAAGCACTCATCGATGACTACTCATGGCTACAATGCAGCTGCCGGTCATTTGATAGGAAGCTTGTCGAGGAAGGGATTGGGCAGACAATCCTGACACTTCCTTTGGAAGACCAGCGGTCTATATTACTGTCATGGCTCGGGAGGTTCTTGAAATTAGGCGATAACTGCCCGAATttgcagagggcgttcgaggtatgGTGGAGAAGGACTTTCGTCAGACCTTATGTCAACCAGGCAAGGTAA